A single uncultured Acetobacterium sp. DNA region contains:
- a CDS encoding response regulator transcription factor produces MDNKSLILIVEDEVGIANFISAILKANDYKLIKAGTGKEAISMTASYAPDLILLDLGLPDMDGMEVLRNIREWSKIPVVIVSARGHEREKVEALDLGADDYITKPFGTAELLARIRTGIRHSPKNMQENTLDTTTLVVGELEIDYDKRQVGVGGRAIHLTPIEYKIMVLLSKNIGKVLTHDYIIKEVWGPYTNEIQALRVNMANIRRKIEENPAEPKYIVTQVGVGYRMVEELEQ; encoded by the coding sequence ATGGATAACAAATCATTAATATTAATTGTCGAGGATGAGGTTGGTATTGCCAATTTTATCTCTGCCATACTCAAAGCAAATGACTATAAATTGATCAAAGCAGGTACCGGAAAAGAGGCCATCTCAATGACGGCATCGTACGCTCCGGATCTGATTTTACTTGATTTAGGATTACCGGATATGGATGGTATGGAGGTATTAAGAAATATTCGGGAATGGTCAAAGATCCCGGTTGTGATCGTTTCGGCCCGCGGTCACGAACGGGAAAAAGTGGAAGCCCTTGATTTGGGAGCCGATGATTATATTACGAAGCCTTTTGGGACCGCCGAACTGTTGGCGAGAATTAGAACGGGAATTCGACATAGTCCTAAAAATATGCAGGAGAACACCTTGGATACGACAACGCTCGTTGTCGGCGAACTTGAAATTGACTATGATAAACGGCAGGTTGGTGTGGGTGGACGGGCGATTCATCTTACACCCATTGAGTATAAAATCATGGTGTTGTTATCCAAAAATATTGGGAAAGTGCTGACTCATGATTATATTATCAAAGAAGTATGGGGTCCTTACACCAATGAAATTCAAGCGCTACGGGTGAATATGGCAAATATTCGAAGAAAAATTGAAGAAAATCCTGCCGAACCAAAATATATTGTGACTCAGGTTGGCGTTGGCTACCGGATGGTAGAGGAGCTTGAACAGTAA